One genomic window of Gammaproteobacteria bacterium includes the following:
- a CDS encoding tetratricopeptide repeat protein, which produces MSTESNRPERKDKKYAWKGKILVAETDIETGLQNPTKYCTKVDTQSTSLITRLEILNTTLREMLTNYWAWNKHYDPACVGRFIGYLMNKYKDILFAMPTGRATKVYPLVFSFIQQADDLLKRIPSKSLKPFDRTLGDSVATILNYLHDILKTDQFQSSDLANANSVFSLLESLRKHQLISQSGLSSSISWMGKFAEFGYFDAVPVDRVDSLFKKQEVTAEQAANYFNGITELAQCGLLNRRVSIESINFLLERIVSSANLSMIDVALDGLRKLIEIKRINNVDKLNLACVDRYCRDSLKSSEIKPKSSSASAVNVHVLLRTVNSLSHICRDIKRVGSYRSDLNMLSLEAILGIFATHKKTTAVVISKILISSGHIVQAQGQNSSERLKSLVKDLLSKINNPRSARWLHFDGIANALYGALISQVLEPTLTNELTEFFKSALKEQAQKPKSRLEQYHSYVNQVAQYIRHCKQPISEEMAILIKKRRPVVDENSFEYNLIEYVKTQYWFKKNQKIKDQFLCDMFYVDGQVDVLDENVGYIADIDGDIFHDKVKDKRRDQHLLSCYKEHGVETMGIIRIRINKFTTIAEAAEDWRIQYEARLKAYKQSKMTCASDSSDDSPREMKQVVSSSSDEEVVESASSDGSPREMKQVTTTSSDEEAIESVSSNDSPREMNQVATSSGDEEVIESVSSDDLPREMKHVSTSSSGEETTESVVFSIAMAQAFEQGKGVSKNPKMAFSIYSSLTESVSSESFLALFHMARCYEDGIGVKANPKAAINLLRLAAYQGVLEAQKKLAAYYEQGLYVNENFEEAFYFYSLAAKQGDPESMLNLAFYHLGGLVVERDICGGEKLLIAALKCKNPEVRSQFEDKVKDFLEDIENEIIKDTEKKGVYSFHIKDSSNDLISRLERLKKILVTKGKDLNIQVHTSLVTIFLKELKAGQQLQASNLIKVGQVGRWAKTPMQEESQIKEKIVIKDQSESKPLKDITNLLYKTMLEG; this is translated from the coding sequence ATGAGCACTGAAAGCAATAGACCAGAACGGAAAGATAAAAAATATGCATGGAAAGGGAAAATACTTGTTGCTGAAACAGATATAGAAACAGGCTTACAAAATCCGACAAAATATTGTACTAAAGTTGATACTCAGTCAACCTCTCTCATTACAAGGTTAGAAATTCTCAATACCACCTTGCGCGAAATGCTAACCAACTATTGGGCTTGGAATAAACACTATGATCCGGCGTGTGTAGGAAGATTTATTGGTTATTTGATGAATAAATATAAGGATATTTTATTTGCAATGCCCACGGGTCGCGCAACAAAAGTTTATCCACTGGTTTTTTCTTTTATACAACAAGCGGATGATCTGTTAAAAAGAATCCCTAGCAAGAGCTTAAAGCCGTTTGATAGGACACTAGGAGATTCTGTTGCAACTATTCTCAATTATCTGCATGACATATTGAAAACAGATCAATTTCAAAGTTCAGATTTAGCAAATGCAAATAGCGTATTCTCTTTACTAGAGAGCTTAAGAAAACATCAATTAATATCGCAAAGCGGTTTATCGAGCTCAATTTCTTGGATGGGAAAATTTGCTGAATTTGGGTATTTTGATGCAGTGCCAGTAGATCGAGTTGATAGTTTATTTAAGAAGCAAGAGGTCACAGCAGAACAGGCAGCGAATTACTTTAATGGAATAACCGAGTTAGCGCAATGTGGATTATTAAATCGTCGCGTATCGATAGAAAGTATCAATTTTTTGTTAGAAAGAATTGTTTCATCTGCTAATCTTTCTATGATTGATGTAGCTTTAGATGGCTTGCGGAAATTAATAGAAATTAAACGTATTAACAATGTTGATAAGTTAAATTTAGCTTGCGTCGATCGCTATTGCCGAGATTCCTTAAAAAGTTCAGAAATTAAACCTAAAAGTTCAAGCGCTTCTGCTGTAAATGTGCATGTTTTATTGAGGACTGTTAATTCTTTATCGCACATTTGTCGAGATATAAAAAGGGTTGGTTCATATAGGTCTGACCTGAATATGTTATCATTAGAGGCTATTTTAGGAATTTTTGCTACTCATAAAAAAACTACTGCGGTGGTGATTTCCAAGATATTAATTTCAAGTGGACATATTGTACAAGCACAAGGCCAGAACAGTAGCGAAAGGCTTAAATCTTTGGTCAAAGACTTACTGAGTAAAATAAATAATCCACGTTCAGCAAGGTGGCTACATTTTGATGGCATAGCCAATGCCTTGTATGGAGCGCTTATTTCACAAGTATTAGAACCGACTTTGACCAATGAGTTAACCGAGTTTTTTAAATCAGCCCTTAAAGAACAGGCTCAGAAACCAAAATCTCGACTAGAACAATATCACAGTTATGTTAACCAAGTTGCACAATATATCCGTCACTGTAAACAGCCCATTTCTGAAGAAATGGCTATTTTGATAAAAAAACGACGTCCTGTCGTCGATGAAAATTCTTTTGAATATAATCTTATTGAGTATGTGAAAACGCAGTATTGGTTCAAAAAAAATCAAAAAATTAAAGACCAATTTCTATGTGATATGTTTTATGTGGATGGTCAGGTTGATGTGCTGGACGAAAATGTTGGTTATATTGCTGATATAGATGGTGATATTTTCCACGATAAAGTAAAGGATAAAAGACGCGATCAACATTTGTTAAGTTGCTATAAGGAACATGGGGTCGAAACAATGGGGATAATTCGTATTCGTATTAATAAATTCACGACTATTGCAGAAGCGGCCGAAGATTGGAGGATTCAATATGAAGCTAGGTTAAAAGCCTATAAACAATCTAAAATGACTTGTGCTTCCGATAGCAGCGATGATTCACCTCGTGAAATGAAGCAGGTGGTGAGTTCTTCTAGTGATGAAGAGGTTGTTGAATCTGCTAGCAGCGATGGTTCACCTCGTGAAATGAAGCAGGTGACGACTACTTCTAGCGATGAAGAGGCTATCGAATCTGTTAGCAGCAATGATTCACCTCGTGAAATGAATCAAGTGGCGACTTCTTCTGGCGATGAAGAGGTTATCGAATCTGTTAGCAGCGACGATTTACCTCGTGAAATGAAGCATGTGTCGACTTCTTCTAGTGGTGAAGAGACTACCGAATCTGTTGTTTTTTCTATTGCGATGGCACAAGCTTTTGAGCAAGGTAAAGGAGTTTCGAAAAACCCCAAAATGGCTTTTTCCATCTATTCTTCTCTTACGGAATCAGTATCTTCGGAATCGTTTTTAGCTTTATTTCATATGGCGCGTTGTTATGAAGATGGAATTGGTGTAAAAGCCAATCCTAAAGCGGCCATTAATTTGCTTAGGTTGGCAGCGTATCAAGGTGTTCTTGAGGCTCAGAAAAAACTCGCAGCTTATTATGAACAAGGTCTTTATGTGAATGAAAATTTTGAGGAAGCTTTTTATTTTTACTCCTTAGCTGCTAAGCAAGGAGATCCTGAATCTATGCTGAATCTTGCCTTCTATCATTTAGGAGGATTGGTTGTTGAAAGAGATATTTGTGGCGGTGAAAAATTATTGATTGCGGCTTTAAAATGCAAAAACCCAGAGGTGCGAAGCCAATTTGAAGATAAGGTAAAAGATTTTTTAGAGGATATAGAAAATGAAATAATAAAGGATACTGAAAAGAAGGGGGTGTATTCGTTTCATATAAAAGACTCATCGAATGACTTGATTTCTAGATTAGAGCGTCTTAAGAAAATTTTGGTTACTAAAGGTAAGGATTTAAATAT